The DNA window AggcgagccaatcagaggcaaGTCAATTCTACGTCCATACCTGTTATTCTTTTACCATGAGAATTTGAAGTCTTTTGTGTTCTGAAAACACAAAGAACACTACTAATCTTTGTGACAGTGATTGTATCATGAGACAACAACcgagaatatttaaaaataagtcAGGTGTGTTTCCAATAGAGCCTATGCCTGTCAGTTTCACAagaattactttaaaattcaatggtTAGGGAAGGAAAGGTGACCAAGCCTTGAATAAAAAACTGAAGTAGCATTTTGAGAAATTCAAGAGCTACACTGCTTAGAGGTTTGGAATAATCATGGAAAACAATTTCCACAGGGTTTCATcataagtcaaaaaatgaaaatacggcAATTCTCTACGACTTAggtatcattttttaaaagaacaatgacagaataaaaaaatcgacagAAATGTATCCTCGttttctcttcctccttcttGAACATTTTAATGGGAAATAATCATGTAATAACTCAGTGTTTATGCTCCCTTATTGCGAACTAAAAATttagttgaagaaaaaaagaaaaaaaaatctaaggaTTATAATTTGAGAGGTAACACTTCAATTTCAGGAGAGTTACATTGCCGTATCTCATTGcctctttctgcacccagctGTGCTGTTATGAAATTATGGCTCTTTCATGCAACTTTCTTATAACTGTTTGACTAAAATTGATTGATAGGAATATCGTATGACATTCCTACAGTGGATGACTTGCAGACTCCTTTCAAGGAATATAAATCCGTCAAAAACGTCAGTTGAAGAAGCAGTCCCTTAGAGAGACCGGGTGGATTCACTTTGAGCGGGCACACTGTGAGCCTGTGTaatgataaataaaaacaaaatactgGGACAACACCCACCAGCTGTGATTGTCTGCCTCTCCCGCGGGTGGGtggtggaggtggaggtggcGCATAATCGTAATAAACTTCTTCATAACGGTAACCTTCATCATAATATGGTTCATTGTAGCCACCTCGATAATCCCCATACCCGTAATAGTCGTAACAACCATAATCTATAAAAAACACAACATAACAATCCCGGTTTAACAAAAATTTCTTCTCATGAAATTGTGACAGTGATATAAGAACTAGGAAAGAGGACCCCTAGGCTCATGAAATATAATCATTAAGCTGATAATTCAGGGATTAAAGCAAGCAAATCTTGTTTTTGTGGAATTGAACCCTTGACAAAAGAGGAGCTCATGAAAAAGAAGAGATAATGGCAGTGTAATCACAAGGTCTAAGATTGAAATGTAAGGTGTTTTGTGAAAATCTAGAATTCTTTATGCGTTTCCTCATTTCAAGTCAGATTTCTGGGAGAGGAAGGGGAAGAATTACTCTGGGTCTGCCAACATGCCTACTTAGAGAACAGCTTAAGAATGAAAGAACTACTTTGCAATAAATAAACTGTGTGTTCACTAATTTcttttggacaaaaaatttgaatgaaatataGATGAAAACCAGGAGATTGTCTTAGTTGAGcattgagaatttcactcaaaatACCGTTTagaattttggatgaaatgttATGTATTAACATAGGACTCATTTGACAGACAAAAAGTTTGTAAGAAAAGGTTTCTGAGAATGAGCTGCACTTAAAAATGAGCTCAGAAGTAAGATTTGCGCACTTACATGTCGCAAATAGACATTGAGGATTGAAAGCCTTCTCTGTATTGCCTGGCAAACATAATATCCTAAACAATACGATTAAAAAACATCTTTCCTACatgagattattttttctctcgagCTAGGAAAGatagaaatagaaaaattaggaagaaaATAGAGGtagaaatcattaattttgatttgCGGAACATttcaaggctaaaatacaatcTCCTGGTGAGCATTAAAAGAGACAGATTGTTACCAGAACGGAAATTggtaaaggaaaaataagtctcaatttgggactgagaaactTGAAAATGCAGTGTGAAATTGTTGCTCCTGTTTGTACTTGAACTTGAactttttctccattcaaacatTTTGTCATTTGCAAGGATATTTACTTATAGAGGAGGCTTGCATCTTTCTTATGAACTCCAAATAGGTTACAGGCTCTAAACTCACTGAAATTGTTTCTCTACTACTTTCTTCAATGAAAAAGTTGAATGGATTTTCCATTTCTTGAAGTTCCTATAATGAGCTGATTGTTCAAAGGAACAATAATTTGAATTATCAACTTCATGAATAAAGATTTGATCTACTTAAATAGTAAGCATTTAGTTTCTGTCAGACCAGGGAAAAACTAacgagaagaagaaaatatgtgATGCAACTTGATCAACGATATACGTCATCATTCTTAAAAATATGATTAATGTTGGGCACATACATGTTTCTTTCCTATTTATTCAGTGCAAATGTTTGGAGGCAGAGAAACTTTAAGTTATTACTTGTGCAgtaatgttgtcaaatttagagaaaaaattactgaaatttgtGTGATTTTGTCAACTTATCTCAACATAAATTGAATTGAAACATTTGCACTGGTTTCTCTTATGCACCAGGCTGGCTATGGACATGTGTACTATTTAAGTAGGTACTTCAAATTCTTAGCTTTCAGTGCAAAGTAGGGCACCGATTGCACATATAAAGAGGACTACTTTAGTTGACTTCTGCATGGCAAaagaagtttttcaaaatatcagtATTTTCTTAGGCTCATTGAGTTTAAGCCTGCATTTGATTTTCTCTTAGAAACAGGGTCTATCACGGGAGAGAAGAGTTCCGGGGATTACTTGAGggtcaatttttcaataatgtgGGAATCCATGACTATTTTGTATTAAAACCGTTTGGGAATTTATGTTTCTGTAGCTATGACATTGCTGATTATGATGATCACGGTATGATTAGGGCATGTAGGGCTGGACCACTCTTCCAGTGGtgcaaaaaatgcagtccaaaagGACCCTTCACAAAAAACGAAAGAGTTTGACGCCCACCAAGGTGAAAACTACTTAGCTTTCAAAGTTCTTTAcactttgaaattcaaattacaAGATTATTAGGCTTAAGCAGAGGAAtagtattttttcaaagaaatgtgaTCGATTCAATTCAAGGATTCTTCagataaatgaaaaatttattttgaattatgAGAAGTTACTACAATGCTGTATCTCTACTGGTAAGAGCCAATGAAGAAGTCAACATAGAATGTCAAGAGTTAAGAAACTGCTGCTGGGAAAATTTAGCTAAAGCAAGACCAATCTACACAGGCCAATAATTCCTGTGGACAAATTTTGAGACCCTACTGCGTATTAACTGAATACGAAGTTAAAAGTTCAATTGAAACGAAGTTTAAATGAAGGGCATTTCTCATGGGATCATTTTAGGATGAGCCAATTTTACGTCATATTTGTAAGGTCAAGCCGGGTAATGGATGCCGCAAAGATGTGCTGACTGACTAGTGTTGATTGGCCTTGAGCTGAAGAGCTGTAACTTGCAGCGAAAGATATTGGGGAATCTACTGCTTAATGGGTTCTTTCACTCACTAATCAATGACTCATTATGTCTACTCAGCAGGCAGGCTATTGTTACACTTGAGATACTCCATGAATTTTGTACTTCCTTGATGCACTGGGGTCTTTGAGCAATCTCCAAGAGAAGCTGATGCTATCCAAAACTCTCTACATCATTACTCAACATAGCTTAAAGTGCAAATAAAATGGTTAGGCATTGTAGTATACTGTTTCGAGTCATACACTTTGTTgaagaatttttcagatatcaGAGATTCAGTGGCATCATGGTATCAGAGATTAGAGGATAGAGTAGTCTGTCTAGGGAGCTTCTTGGAGGAAAATAATAGATTCTCATAAATTAAGTACAGGTAAACCTCCGTTTGCGaacatttccgactgaaaaacttgaatttatatttttcgattaTAGAATGACAAAGTAATTTTCCAATCCCTGAATAACTCATAATCTGAAGAGACTTTTCTAATGGATTAGGACGTACGCATGGATGAATCAATCAAGGTCTTTTAGGTCATTTAAATGaataatttcaggaaatttccaagaaaacttTTGCTTTTCCATTCATCTTGTGTAATCTTGACTCTAGAGTGGTGACAACTCACAACAGTGTTACCAtgtgttatctggtctaatttTTGCTCCTTTCCAACAACTCAGGGGGCTCCACCAAAGATTTCTCCTCAAGACAGGGTCGAGCTTTCTCTACTACAGCGCATcctacatttaaaatatttaattaccAGACAGAAACCCAATTATTTGTAAGAAGATTCCCTCTTCTGGGCTGAATAAATTATTTCTTCTGCTTttgaaattcacttttcagaGGTTTACCTGTACAACTACCAATGTTCTATTGGCTTTATTGGGATATTCATAATTAGCCTACATGGTGACAGAGCGACCTTCTGATGGCCAAACACAATGAGTCCTTTTCCAATGAGCCTTACAAAAGTTGATACAATGAATTTTTTAAGACACAACATTTTGAAAggtaaaaaagaagagagaataGGAACTAGCACACCAAGCATTTTACTTGAAGCAATATGTCTGTTCCAACTTACCTGTCCGAGGAGGCTATGGATAAACATAAACTTTAGACATAGGATGACATTGGAAgagcttaaattaaaagtacAGCTGAAAATTTGTGAGGGTCGATCTGTTTTGTTGAACCACTATGAAGGAGTTGAGAAGTTTGACATTTTGAGAATTTGTTTTCTCAGCCATGCACTGTTACCTGACGACAGGAATTTAGTTCAACAATGTATTATTTTATCAGGTTACGGAAATGCCTCATACTTTTAAACTCAGTTTCCACGAAAATTTTTGATGTCTGCTTTAGTTTTTCAGGTCGTTACAGTGATCCTGTTTCCCAGGCCTTCCAATTGCTCACTAGCCTtataatattgatttttagtAACTCAGCTTGAATTATCTTGCATACACATTGAAAATCTCATACAGTTCTTAAGTTCATAGGTTCTAAAGTTTTTCAACAAATATATGTTTTTTGAAGAGTGATCAAGTCGTAAGAGAATTGAATATTTAGCTCTTCCAATGGCATCTGTGAAAATCATCCAGCTGTTTAAAAGGTtgaagaatgaaataaaaacctCTAAATGGGTATGATACTTTTGTACCCTGATACTATTCTTCCTTTCCCTCTAAAATTGATAGCTCATGTCAAGGTATAACTTAAAATTCACATTAACCCTAATACAAATCTAAAGGCAGGGGATTCTATCATGGCACCACCATACAAAAAAGGGAATCTTATTGTGAGGACTATACACTGTTTGAAGATTGAAACAAAATTACTGTCCAACCCATTCTATCTGCTTTCCAATTTCCAGCACATTCTCCTTATGTCACTCTggataaaattttgttttgagaaCCATAttaagttaaaaaagaaaaattgtggtGTAAATTAACCAAGAAATAATTTCAGATGAAACCTATGAAACACTATAAAACCCCCTCTTGAAGTAACAACGTTTGATGACTTGTTAAAATGATATTAATGATTGAAAGGTAAATTAGATGCCAAATTAAATGCTTAGGGTTGGAATAAATGTATGAAGCAAGCTTTAAAACCTGTCATAACTGCCACACATTTGTTATCTTTCACTTCTTTTATCAAATGCATCAAAGGCGTTCCACTAAAGCACAAGGATGGGGATGGATTCTTTATGGTTTTTCTCAAGGTTTCTTTAAGTCTTAAATgagaaatttacttttttccatcagctaatgatcaaaaattgaaatgataggagattcaaataaataaataattagttatttactttgaaagtttttgatGCTCATGCAGTTTCCTTGGACatattactgttttttttttggtttgtgtATGCAAATGAGATTTCTGGAACTATGCCTCACAAATTTAACAGAGGGAAATGTGGCACCCTTCAAATGCACTGATTGAAAGAAGGAAATTTATGTATCATGCTCTGACAGTTAAGCCATAAAAGGCGCAGCTTGCATAAGAGATAGATATGGAGCACTGAGTGACCCGGCGGCTCTTGTTGGAGTAAATACACAAGATGATTGATTAAAATCAAGCTGATGCAAGCACACTGAATAGACTTCTAACTTACCATAATCTCCTCGTCCCATTGCTCTTAAAGAACTACTGCCACCTCTCGTGACTGATGATCCTCTTGGGCCTAGCATACTTGGGTGTTGAGGGGCATAactgaaatttaaataaaaagggATGATTAGTATGCAAGTTACTTACATTTTTGCGGATGATTAACTACAGTAAGACCTCAATTTATTGGATTTCACAGGACCAGAGGCCGAATCCGTTAAATCCCGCTAGTCAGCCCCGCTGAAGGGACCGGAGGATCGATCCGTAAAATCTCGGAATCCGTTAAATCGCGATCCGATAAgtcgaggtcttactgtatttTGATCTTATCTAAGTATTCAATATTTGTTCATTTGAGTAAAGGGCTTTCCACATAATGgtgttgttgatttttttcgattttggctgaaatcgattttttacacaaaataatcgattaaattgaaattgaagGAGTATATAGAGTGCTTGTATGGTGTTTCCAAGAGAAAGTTTTAAGATCACATAAAATGGTGATGCATttaaaaggagtaaaaaaataataatgaactTGCACTTACTCAGACAAGAAGGAATATAATACAAACAGTGATGGTCATACTAACAGATGAATTGATTAGAAGCAGCAAAGTAAGGTAATTTATAAAAAGACAAAACAGTGAAATAGGAAGCATACCCAATTCCTCTGAACTGCATCATTTGCatcatccttttttctctagcccttaaaatttcttctttcttcttcttatcgGACGGAGGTTTGGCTAATGAAACTTCGATTGATGTTCCATTAATGTCTTTACCATTTAAATCGTTCATTGCCTGTTAGCACAATTAAGCAACATAACTGATTAAAACAAGATCATACAGCAGAACTATTCCCACCTATATTTACTTCATACATATAATTGACTCTTCTATCCACATTTTTGCTATAGAATTCAACTTTCACTCGAGTTGACATTATTGTTTTTCTAGAATTTACAGCATTCGGCATGTCAACTTTGTTCAAAACAAAAGGCTCCACATCTTTAACTCAGGACGAAGTCACTTTTCCGTACTATAACATGTGttaaattacagaaaaatgcACCTATCAGACCGGCTTTTTCGAGACTGGCACatagaaaatgcgattttagAAGCTCACCTTACTTGGGAGATAGCAAGGAACATCATATCAAATCTATCGTGAAATTATTGGCAATTTCCTTGAATTCTGTAGTATTGTAGGCAAGGTCCTTTTCTGATATTTCCTGGTCACTCAAAATTTCCAGCTTTCTCTAATTCTTACCTCCTTGTTAAAGCACAATTAAGAGTCCGAGCCCTAAATGGCCCCTCAAGTCATGCTGAGAAGTGCTTGTTAACGCATAAAGAATAAGTTCTAAGTTGCTTATATTCAGCTCCCATTTGTCGAGAAAGCCAATATGGCGCCCAAAAATATCTTTGCTTTCTTGCAGTGCAGCAAGCCTTGAGTCACTCCCAAAACAAGAGACTGAAGGGATCTGAGAACATGCAGTCACTGGCTGGACGCGAAGTGCGCAAATCAAGCCAAAGCGGCTgttaaaagagaagaaaattgtcTGCAATCAAATTAAGGGATTCGTTTCAGAGTGTTTGAATCACTTTTATTCTTAGCCTATCCTTGCTTTACCAAAAAGTCCAAGAGgggaagaaaataaagtaaatattaTAGAAGTTTGCTACTTACATTAACTGCAGCATCCCGGTCTTCAAAATGAATAAATGCGtagtcttttattttctttacccTATCAACTTTCCCAAAGTTCTCAAAAGTTGCTTTTAGTTTATCTTCTGAGCAATCATGTGTTAAATTTCTTACATAAAGCACTTTTACCTGAAAGCATACAATACAAATATAGGACAtcaaaaaaattagtacttaAAGTAAGGTTCCTTGCTCTATCTTCCAAACTAAAATTCATTAACCAAGTacgaagaaaatacattttaggtattttttaaGCTATAAAATAGGCCCAGGATAAAACTGTAATGGGGTTTGCAGGAATGAACTCAATTTCACTAAACCATCTCTCGTCACCACGTGCCCACCCACTTCCCCCTGCTTTGGAGGATcccaaagatctcaatttttggaCCCAAAAGCAGGTGTTGGGAGCAAGATTGTGGAGGGGTATTTCAATACAGGCATGCCAAAATGCCCTTGTTGACAGATTGTTATTTTCACCAGTAACAGGCATCAAGAGTGTCTTAGAACAATGTTTTGGGGAAATTTAGGGGAATCAAAACTCAAAATATATTCATTCTCTGACCATAAAAATGGCATACAAATAAAAACCATGAAgaataaatgaagaattgaTCTTACTTTGGACATGGTTTCTGAGTCTGGCTCTTCTTGTGGATCTGCCCAGTCCACAATGATGTCACAGCCCCATACTTTGATTCGACCTGTACTGAGTCTTCGTTTTGCTAAAGAGGCAGCTTTGTGCGACTCATATTCAAGGAAGCAGAaacctcgatttttcttcttatcgTCTGGCGAACTGTATATGATTACTTCCGTCAGTCCCGctgtcaaaaaaaagaaaaaatgaataaaataaaataattcaaagatTAGAAGAAAGACAAAATAATGAAGGCAGCCCTTCAATAACCGGTATTGATGCAAACTTCAACTTGTTCAGAAAGCAGGTACTTGTGAGTCCGATGATTTTTATTCAGTGGCAGCCTCCGTCAACCAGCTTCTGTCTAGTGTGTCTGATGTTCTTTTGTGCAAAAGTGTTTGTCAGCAGAATTGAAGCAAGAGCAGTGTTATATCATCCACTTCTGATACTGACATCAACTGACTACCCTTCCAACTATAAACGAGATGAAAGAAGCGTGTGCAGAGGACTCCTTCGGATTGTGAACCATTCTTCTCATGAAGTTGTTTTGGAAGGTCAGGATTTGTCTTTGCTACTGCTTGGCACCATGCCTGGTAATCAACTTGGGGGACCAAAAAACCGAGGGTACTGTTGGTCAGCATTGTTGGTGCAGCCATTGTTCAGAATGACAGGCATTCAAGGGTATGAGATTTGCAGTCCCCACTACACATTTCTGAGAGTTCTGTGAACCGGATTCTCAAGTAGACTGGCCACAAATTTTTCAGCAGGCAAATCCCTGGTCTGCAATAGGACCAACAAGGAGAAAATGACTCTATTTAAGTCCCATttccagtttttcaaaatgaaccTATCATTCGATATAGTGAATCAACACTAAGAAAATAAACTACAATTTTTGATAAATGGTACTCTTCGTGTTATTTTTCATGCTGCTTGGGCTGCACGAGTAAGTATGTATTGATAACtaataaaaaatacagaaaaaatggcaaccatGGCGCTAATAAAGAAAGAATTAATTATGGCAGTGGACAGACACAGCTGAATTGACAATCAAGAGAAGATACAAAAGACAtcaaaaacattcatttttcagGACAGTGGAGGTTGAATTCTTCAATATGCCTTAACGCAAGATTAGGCCAAGATTTTGATacacaaaaaaagtatgacTCATGGGAACAGATTACCTATTACCAGGGGAATGGTGGGGGGATGATTGTTACAGATATCAAGTAAATGAAAAGAAGGTGAACAAGGAATAAAAAAGagaatggaaagaaaaaaaaattacctgttaATTTACCAAATTCTTCCAGTATCTCCTCTTTGCCTTTAGATTTAGGAATGTTGCCAACAAAAAGTCGTAGATTCGGGACGCTAATGTTAACCTTTAGATTCTTCCCGGGTCTGATTTCATGATTATCGAGCTGCAGAATttaacaaaagaaaacaaatgtgCAAAATTTGGAACATTTAGTAGAAAACAAATAACAGGACAGCTCGATTCAGCACATCTTGTCTTCCTACAATGGATCTCTAAGAATCAACAAGCTTTCAATTTGCTCTCTTAGAGAATCAAAAGGGAAAAACCTGGagatgcaattttttcatttagctACAACTTAAAATAAAGAGTAAGTTTTTGATAACCTTCCTccacaaaaatcatgatttaCTTAAAAACCTCAACACGAGTGATGTAAAAAATCAACAGTCCCCTTAAAACCAGGTGGAACTATTCACTGCTGTATATTACAAATTAGGTTCACATTGTTATGAACAAAGctcagaaaatcgaaaaatctcgagaagctttcttcctaaaaaaagaaaattctatgaCTGCCACTTTTGAGTGGGGCTAATCTCATTGATAAAAAATGCTCAAACAAATTGCATTTaaattaagttgattttttcttctaaatgcGCTATGGGGACAGCAAATACTTCTCCCACTAACATTCTTGGCGGTTGATTCAGTGTATCTGCGGGCACCTCCATCCCAGCAGGCTGATAGTTTTTATAGCGATAACTCAAATTCATACGCAAAAACTGGTGTCAATCGATGAACATGGAGAGTATGATATTTCCTTacttcaaagttttaaaatttcttcttttttcaatgccCTGACTATTCCTggctttttttc is part of the Bemisia tabaci chromosome 1, PGI_BMITA_v3 genome and encodes:
- the Syp gene encoding heterogeneous nuclear ribonucleoprotein Q isoform X4, with the protein product MAEGNGEVVDDKPCVKAEPHVVRTEDYRKLIDYGLNEKVAGKLDEIYKTGKLVHADLDERALDALKEFPANDALNVLSQFLESNLEHVSNKSAYLCGIMKTYRQQKGRGGSGISAANSVGSATKGPDDEKIKAILERTNYSLDVTTGQRKYGGPPPNWEGPPPGNGCEVFCGKIPRDIFEDELIILFEKSGTIWDLRLMMDPLTGTNRGYAFITYTNREEAAKAVKDLDNHEIRPGKNLKVNISVPNLRLFVGNIPKSKGKEEILEEFGKLTAGLTEVIIYSSPDDKKKNRGFCFLEYESHKAASLAKRRLSTGRIKVWGCDIIVDWADPQEEPDSETMSKVKVLYVRNLTHDCSEDKLKATFENFGKVDRVKKIKDYAFIHFEDRDAAVNAMNDLNGKDINGTSIEVSLAKPPSDKKKKEEILRAREKRMMQMMQFRGIGYAPQHPSMLGPRGSSVTRGGSSSLRAMGRGDYDYGCYDYYGYGDYRGGYNEPYYDEGYRYEEVYYDYAPPPPPPPTRGRGRQSQLVSANMTVGTRTRGKQNGGTRVAGGVSRWPSNR
- the Syp gene encoding heterogeneous nuclear ribonucleoprotein Q isoform X3 encodes the protein MAEGNGEVVDDKPCVKAEPHVVRTEDYRKLIDYGLNEKVAGKLDEIYKTGKLVHADLDERALDALKEFPANDALNVLSQFLESNLEHVSNKSAYLCGIMKTYRQQKGRGGSGISAANSVGSATKGPDDEKIKAILERTNYSLDVTTGQRKYGGPPPNWEGPPPGNGCEVFCGKIPRDIFEDELIILFEKSGTIWDLRLMMDPLTGTNRGYAFITYTNREEAAKAVKDLDNHEIRPGKNLKVNISVPNLRLFVGNIPKSKGKEEILEEFGKLTAGLTEVIIYSSPDDKKKNRGFCFLEYESHKAASLAKRRLSTGRIKVWGCDIIVDWADPQEEPDSETMSKVKVLYVRNLTHDCSEDKLKATFENFGKVDRVKKIKDYAFIHFEDRDAAVNAMNDLNGKDINGTSIEVSLAKPPSDKKKKEEILRAREKRMMQMMQFRGIGYAPQHPSMLGPRGSSVTRGGSSSLRAMGRGDYDYGCYDYYGYGDYRGGYNEPYYDEGYRYEEVYYDYAPPPPPPPTRGRGRQSQLQVSANMTVGTRTRGKQNGGTRVAGGVSRWPSNR